Proteins from a single region of Chryseobacterium sp. T16E-39:
- a CDS encoding efflux RND transporter periplasmic adaptor subunit, producing the protein MRKKHIIIYFAFLSLLVISCGKKKDEAETAAGKTEQKTEKPAEVPQTIASLTEEQMKAVGITLGTIEMKELTSTIKANGLLRVPNNNKATVTSLYGGIIKTLNVQVGSFVSKGQVIATIANPEFIRLQEDYLTTNSRITFAEQEYRRQRELFDNDAGAKKNLQSSDSELRTLRTRKASLLRQLQMMGISPGNVSNANMRSGLVITAPISGTISSIAAQIGSYVDVSSPVAEIIDNQSIHLDLQVFEKDLPKMRVGQIVHFKLTNNPETEYDAKVYSIGSSFENDSKTISVHCNVTGNKTGLIDGMNITGIVSLDYSTTPAIPNEAIVEADGKFYVFIQTDKKPEEDHSEEEPKVEKPKKETKSINFEKIEVVKGSSDMGYTAITPVSEISPETKIVVKSAFFVNAKLTNGGEHEE; encoded by the coding sequence ATGAGAAAAAAACACATCATCATATATTTTGCATTCCTTTCTTTATTGGTCATAAGTTGTGGGAAAAAGAAAGATGAAGCTGAGACTGCTGCGGGGAAAACAGAACAAAAAACTGAGAAGCCCGCAGAAGTCCCTCAAACTATTGCTTCATTAACAGAAGAACAAATGAAGGCAGTCGGAATCACTTTGGGAACAATTGAAATGAAGGAACTTACTTCAACAATTAAAGCAAATGGTCTGCTGCGCGTACCCAATAATAACAAAGCAACGGTAACGTCCTTGTACGGAGGAATTATTAAAACCCTGAATGTACAGGTTGGAAGCTTTGTCAGTAAAGGACAGGTTATTGCCACCATTGCCAATCCTGAATTTATCAGACTGCAAGAAGATTATCTTACTACGAATAGCAGAATCACTTTTGCAGAGCAGGAATACAGAAGACAGCGGGAACTTTTTGATAATGATGCCGGAGCGAAGAAAAATCTTCAAAGCTCAGATTCAGAGTTAAGAACATTAAGAACCAGAAAAGCTTCCTTATTAAGACAGCTTCAAATGATGGGAATAAGCCCGGGTAATGTGAGTAATGCTAATATGAGATCAGGGCTTGTTATTACGGCGCCTATCAGTGGGACGATCAGTAGTATTGCTGCACAGATTGGAAGTTATGTAGATGTTTCCTCTCCGGTGGCTGAAATTATTGATAATCAATCGATTCATTTGGATTTACAGGTTTTTGAAAAAGATCTTCCGAAAATGAGGGTGGGTCAGATTGTTCATTTTAAATTAACCAATAATCCTGAGACAGAATACGATGCAAAAGTCTATAGTATAGGTTCTTCTTTTGAGAATGACAGTAAAACGATCTCAGTGCATTGTAATGTTACCGGAAATAAAACGGGATTGATTGATGGAATGAATATTACAGGAATTGTAAGTCTCGACTACAGTACAACTCCCGCCATTCCTAATGAAGCTATTGTAGAGGCAGATGGTAAGTTTTATGTCTTTATTCAAACAGATAAAAAACCTGAAGAGGATCATAGCGAAGAAGAGCCCAAAGTAGAAAAGCCCAAGAAAGAGACGAAATCCATCAACTTTGAAAAGATAGAAGTGGTGAAAGGCTCTTCTGATATGGGGTATACAGCGATAACTCCGGTTTCTGAAATCTCTCCTGAGACTAAGATTGTTGTTAAAAGTGCATTCTTTGTTAATGCTAAACTTACCAACGGCGGTGAGCATGAGGAATAA
- a CDS encoding methyltransferase family protein: MALKEELEKQGNWLFKYRSTLPIGILFIGLVVSIQNNLKEETTSCVILYEFACLLVSVIGLGIRVYTVGYTPRNTSGRNTAEGQVADTLNTTGIYSMVRNPLYLGNFLMWLGLAMFTENLWFIISFVLFYWIYYERIIYAEEQFLERKFGEKYRRWASKVPVFIPNLGLFTKNEISFSMKKVLKKEKNGLFAMFLVFMVFDLIQESVKNHSDHNLFFISGTILTMIIYIVLKVLKMKTRFLENNR; the protein is encoded by the coding sequence ATGGCTCTAAAGGAAGAACTTGAAAAACAAGGAAACTGGTTGTTTAAATATAGAAGTACTTTACCGATAGGTATTTTGTTTATCGGTTTAGTAGTTTCTATTCAAAACAATTTAAAGGAAGAAACGACCAGCTGTGTCATTCTCTACGAATTTGCTTGCTTATTAGTAAGTGTTATAGGCCTAGGGATCAGGGTATATACGGTGGGATATACTCCTAGGAATACATCAGGGAGAAATACTGCCGAAGGGCAGGTGGCTGATACACTCAACACAACGGGAATTTACAGTATGGTGAGGAATCCATTATACTTGGGCAACTTCTTGATGTGGCTTGGACTTGCTATGTTCACCGAGAATTTATGGTTTATCATTTCATTTGTTCTTTTTTATTGGATCTACTATGAAAGGATAATTTATGCAGAAGAACAGTTTTTGGAAAGAAAGTTCGGTGAAAAATATAGAAGATGGGCATCTAAAGTACCGGTTTTTATCCCTAACTTAGGATTGTTTACGAAGAATGAGATCTCCTTCAGTATGAAAAAGGTTTTGAAGAAGGAAAAGAATGGTCTTTTTGCAATGTTTCTGGTTTTCATGGTGTTTGATTTAATCCAGGAGTCAGTAAAAAATCATTCTGATCATAATTTATTTTTTATTTCAGGTACTATTCTTACAATGATTATTTACATTGTTCTGAAAGTATTAAAAATGAAAACTAGATTTTTAGAGAATAACAGGTAA
- a CDS encoding bestrophin family protein, translated as MLLNKRLSIWYFINEIKSQILFIFIFAVCIGLLDLLPGFRKISLPLNVPALVGTAVSLLLAFRTSQSYERWWEARIVWGAIVNDSRTLTRLVMQFLPEKETREFAERQIIWTYALGESLRKLPFSNRVQEYIDTHQIRALNIPNALLDEHSRQVREAASVKSISEFQQLQLNDAITKLCDSMGKCERLKNTVFPRSYSILVHILIYVFAAILPFGLDDNQLIVEIAITILVPTMFIAIERTSIIMQDPFENTPVDTPMTSLAQTIEINIRQMIGEKNVPMKKENPLYYEM; from the coding sequence ATGTTATTAAACAAAAGATTATCCATTTGGTATTTCATCAATGAAATCAAATCCCAAATCCTTTTTATTTTCATATTTGCAGTGTGCATAGGGCTTTTAGATTTGCTCCCGGGATTTCGTAAAATATCACTTCCACTGAATGTTCCTGCGCTTGTGGGAACTGCGGTGTCCCTGTTATTGGCTTTCCGGACATCACAATCTTATGAAAGATGGTGGGAGGCAAGGATTGTTTGGGGAGCTATTGTTAATGATTCCCGCACGCTAACCAGATTGGTGATGCAGTTTTTGCCAGAGAAGGAAACAAGAGAATTTGCTGAGCGGCAGATTATTTGGACGTATGCTTTGGGGGAATCTTTAAGAAAATTACCTTTTTCCAATCGGGTACAGGAATATATAGATACTCATCAAATTCGGGCCTTAAATATTCCTAATGCCCTTCTGGATGAACATTCCCGGCAGGTGAGGGAAGCGGCTTCTGTAAAATCTATTTCAGAATTTCAACAATTACAGCTTAATGATGCTATTACTAAGCTTTGTGACAGTATGGGAAAATGTGAAAGACTGAAAAATACCGTTTTCCCCAGATCATATAGTATTCTTGTTCATATTTTAATCTATGTATTTGCTGCCATACTACCCTTTGGTCTTGATGATAACCAATTAATAGTTGAGATTGCAATTACGATCTTGGTTCCTACCATGTTCATTGCAATAGAAAGGACCTCGATTATTATGCAGGATCCATTTGAAAATACACCTGTAGATACACCAATGACTTCGTTGGCGCAGACGATTGAGATTAATATAAGACAAATGATTGGGGAGAAGAATGTTCCAATGAAGAAAGAAAATCCTTTATACTACGAAATGTAA